A genomic stretch from Hemibagrus wyckioides isolate EC202008001 linkage group LG02, SWU_Hwy_1.0, whole genome shotgun sequence includes:
- the LOC131370092 gene encoding aerolysin-like protein, whose product MSYLANVVEVGGEGGEAFDFNGTENGGMLKKIYVWEGDITLKAIKVWQTDGQSKQYGMPGGGDLKEFTFEDGEHFTSLSLWANKDGSRLGAIKFKTSHSREFYARLRCWRLKPEVSVDVASGICMGIKGRSGWDIDRFGFIFINTVKSAELTNVMYPNIHDVIPKVAVGEIKSMSYQNNTSETQQYTIETSKKITQTSSWSVTGKLELTYSLKVNAGIPLLVEGSSRYELNIGVEATYASETSEEKMELFSFPVKVPPGKTVDVHIALGQATVDLPFTGIVKITCYNGSVLELKTSGTYKGVAFSDGKVVVNESNKKLCAA is encoded by the coding sequence ATGTCATACCTGGCAAATGTTGTTGAAGTTGGTGGGGAAGGAGGAGAGGCTTTCGATTTTAATGGCACTGAAAATGGAGGCATGTTGAAAAAGATCTATGTTTGGGAAGGTGACATTACACTAAAAGCCATAAAGGTGTGGCAAACGGATGGCCAGTCCAAACAGTATGGGATGCCTGGTGGTGGAGATTTAAAAGAGTTTACATTTGAAGATGGAGAGCATTTCACCTCCCTTTCACTTTGGGCAAATAAAGATGGATCACGTCTGGGTGCCATCAAATTCAAGACAAGTCACTCCCGGGAGTTCTATGCAAGATTGAGATGTTGGAGGCTGAAACCAGAAGTTTCAGTTGACGTTGCTTCGGGGATCTGCATGGGAATCAAAGGACGTTCAGGTTGGGATATTGATCGCTTCGGCTTCATATTCATCAACACTGTCAAATCTGCTGAGCTTACCAATGTTATGTATCCCAACATCCATGATGTGATACCCAAAGTGGCTGTCGGAGAAATCAAATCCATGTCCTACCAGAACAACACTTCTGAAACTCAACAATACACAATTGAGACCTCCAAGAAAATCACCCAAACATCCTCCTGGTCTGTTACCGGCAAACTGGAATTGACCTACAGTCTGAAAGTAAATGCAGGAATTCCACTGCTTGTGGAGGGCTCATCAAGATATGAATTAAATATTGGAGTTGAGGCTACATATGCTTCGGAGACCAGTGAAGAGAAAATGGAGCTCTTCTCGTTTCCTGTTAAAGTTCCTCCAGGTAAAACCGTTGATGTGCACATCGCACTTGGCCAGGCTACAGTTGATCTCCCATTCACTGGCATCGTCAAGATTACTTGCTATAATGGCAGTGTGCTGGAGCTTAAAACCAGTGGAACCTACAAGGGTGTCGCTTTCTCTGATGGAAAAGTGGTTGTGAATGAATCAAACAAAAAGCTTTGTGCAGCCTAA